Proteins encoded within one genomic window of Hyla sarda isolate aHylSar1 unplaced genomic scaffold, aHylSar1.hap1 scaffold_311, whole genome shotgun sequence:
- the LOC130328643 gene encoding zinc finger protein 513-like isoform X1 codes for MPRRKQSNPQPVKLRSLWRPAVWSWSPISYLLMSWSSRTAASGFFPSPRTLKSMHHCIKVSHDQLGGDWAGCYPACEITEKGTTISIGAINIEYVHLFRDSVVGKMEIPCYSLSEDEYSGYRPLSADSDPDEAAMASSPSPCEQCDPHSQCMFLAHQCLPCLSQSSVVDGPAPLQNSHPSLNTEAQKDRLLFSCHLCPFSTHYSSHLKRHMKTHNGEKPFRCPHCLYASAQLVNLKRHLRTHTGEKPFRCDHCSFSCSSPGNLKRHQRVHTQDKPYICNLCTYRCNQSRNLKRHLLAHRRRGLERQHRGIKNKEDEEDGDEDVEGKINGNNAPNDVPVLTLPVTTSGLDILLPTCALLNHPPGARPPPAADSLPELLFPFTCRSCGMVLSEGCPQDDDEEDNATEGPFCSRCNAPSSSGSPGKGFSCLLCSFVTHYPNHLSRHMKTHSGEKPYKCQLCSYASAHYDNLKRHQRVHTGEKPYKCQLCDYACGNLANLKRHGRIHSGDKPFQCGLCSYSCNQSMNLKRHMLRHTGEKPFQCAQCHYTTGHWDNYKRHQKTHGHDGLSEPHLPLHGNIFSKCSTLSAASETAA; via the exons AGCATGCATCACTGTATTAAAGTCTCCCACGACCAACTTGGAGGAGATTGGGCTGGCTGCTACCCTGCCTGCGAGATTACTGAAAAAGGAACCACCATCAGTATTGGGGCCATAAACATTGAATATGTCCACCTCTTCCGAG ATTCTGTGGTTGGCAAGATGGAGATTCCATGTTACTCTTTGAGTGAGGATGAATATTCGGGGTACCGGCCTCTTAGTGCAGACAGTGATCCAGATGAGGCGGCCATGGCGTCCTCACCATCTCCCTGTGAGCAGTGTGACCCCCATAGTCAATGTATGTTCTTGGCACACCAGTGTTTACCCTGCTTGTCACAGTCTTCAGTGGTTGATGGGCCAGCACCTCTCCAAAACAGTCATCCATCCCTAAACACAGAGGCACAGAAGGATCGGCTGCTCTTTTCCTGCCACCTGTGCCCATTCTCCACCCATTACTCCAGCCATCTGAAGCGTCACATGAAGACACACAATGGAGAGAAGCCCTTCCGGTGTCCTCACTGCTTGTACGCCTCCGCACAGTTGGTTAACTTGAAGCGCCATTTACGTacccacacaggagaaaagcccttCCGCTGTGATCACTGCAGCTTCTCCTGCAGCAGTCCAGGGAACCTGAAGAGGCACCAGCGGGTCCATACCCAGGATAAACCGTACATCTGCAATCTGTGCACCTACCGCTGCAACCAAAGCCGAAATCTAAAACGCCACCTGCTAGCACATCGAAGGAGAGGATTGGAGAGGCAGCATCGGGGTATCAAGAATAAGGAAGATGAGGAGGATGGAGATGAGGACGTAGAAGGGAAAATCAATGGAAACAATGCCCCCAATG ATGTCCCTGTCCTGACTCTTCCTGTGACAACCAGTGGACTTGATATCTTATTGCCAACCTGTGCCCTCTTAAATCACCCTCCGGGTGCTCGTCCACCCCCCGCTGCAGATAGTCTACCAGAGCTGCTCTTTCCTTTCACCTGTCGGTCATGTGGGATGGTCCTAAGTGAAGGCTGCCCCCAGGATGACGATGAGGAGGACAATGCGACTGAGGGACCTTTCTGTTCCCGTTGTAACGCTCCTTCATCCTCTGGAAGTCCTGGTAAAGGCTTCTCCTGTCTTCTCTGTTCATTTGTGACTCATTACCCAAACCACTTGTCGCGACATATGAAGACCCACAGCGGGGAGAAGCCTTACAAGTGCCAACTGTGTTCTTATGCTTCTGCTCACTATGACAACCTGAAGCGACACCAAAGGGTGCACACTGGTGAGAAACCATACAAGTGCCAGCTCTGTGACTATGCCTGTGGCAACCTGGCCAACCTGAAGAGACACGGACGCATTCATTCAGGGGACAAGCCGTTTCAATGCGGTTTGTGCAGCTATAGTTGCAACCAGAGTATGAACCTTAAGCGGCACATGCTCAGACACACGGGGGAGAAACCGTTCCAGTGTGCCCAATGCCACTACACCACTGGGCATTGGGACAACTACAAGCGGCACCAGAAGACCCACGGTCACGATGGCCTGAGCGAGCCCCACCTACCCCTACACGGCAACATCTTTAGTAAATGTTCTACTCTGTCTGCTGCATCCGAAACGGCAGCATAG
- the LOC130328643 gene encoding zinc finger protein 513-like isoform X2, protein MSWSSRTAASGFFPSPRTLKSMHHCIKVSHDQLGGDWAGCYPACEITEKGTTISIGAINIEYVHLFRDSVVGKMEIPCYSLSEDEYSGYRPLSADSDPDEAAMASSPSPCEQCDPHSQCMFLAHQCLPCLSQSSVVDGPAPLQNSHPSLNTEAQKDRLLFSCHLCPFSTHYSSHLKRHMKTHNGEKPFRCPHCLYASAQLVNLKRHLRTHTGEKPFRCDHCSFSCSSPGNLKRHQRVHTQDKPYICNLCTYRCNQSRNLKRHLLAHRRRGLERQHRGIKNKEDEEDGDEDVEGKINGNNAPNDVPVLTLPVTTSGLDILLPTCALLNHPPGARPPPAADSLPELLFPFTCRSCGMVLSEGCPQDDDEEDNATEGPFCSRCNAPSSSGSPGKGFSCLLCSFVTHYPNHLSRHMKTHSGEKPYKCQLCSYASAHYDNLKRHQRVHTGEKPYKCQLCDYACGNLANLKRHGRIHSGDKPFQCGLCSYSCNQSMNLKRHMLRHTGEKPFQCAQCHYTTGHWDNYKRHQKTHGHDGLSEPHLPLHGNIFSKCSTLSAASETAA, encoded by the exons AGCATGCATCACTGTATTAAAGTCTCCCACGACCAACTTGGAGGAGATTGGGCTGGCTGCTACCCTGCCTGCGAGATTACTGAAAAAGGAACCACCATCAGTATTGGGGCCATAAACATTGAATATGTCCACCTCTTCCGAG ATTCTGTGGTTGGCAAGATGGAGATTCCATGTTACTCTTTGAGTGAGGATGAATATTCGGGGTACCGGCCTCTTAGTGCAGACAGTGATCCAGATGAGGCGGCCATGGCGTCCTCACCATCTCCCTGTGAGCAGTGTGACCCCCATAGTCAATGTATGTTCTTGGCACACCAGTGTTTACCCTGCTTGTCACAGTCTTCAGTGGTTGATGGGCCAGCACCTCTCCAAAACAGTCATCCATCCCTAAACACAGAGGCACAGAAGGATCGGCTGCTCTTTTCCTGCCACCTGTGCCCATTCTCCACCCATTACTCCAGCCATCTGAAGCGTCACATGAAGACACACAATGGAGAGAAGCCCTTCCGGTGTCCTCACTGCTTGTACGCCTCCGCACAGTTGGTTAACTTGAAGCGCCATTTACGTacccacacaggagaaaagcccttCCGCTGTGATCACTGCAGCTTCTCCTGCAGCAGTCCAGGGAACCTGAAGAGGCACCAGCGGGTCCATACCCAGGATAAACCGTACATCTGCAATCTGTGCACCTACCGCTGCAACCAAAGCCGAAATCTAAAACGCCACCTGCTAGCACATCGAAGGAGAGGATTGGAGAGGCAGCATCGGGGTATCAAGAATAAGGAAGATGAGGAGGATGGAGATGAGGACGTAGAAGGGAAAATCAATGGAAACAATGCCCCCAATG ATGTCCCTGTCCTGACTCTTCCTGTGACAACCAGTGGACTTGATATCTTATTGCCAACCTGTGCCCTCTTAAATCACCCTCCGGGTGCTCGTCCACCCCCCGCTGCAGATAGTCTACCAGAGCTGCTCTTTCCTTTCACCTGTCGGTCATGTGGGATGGTCCTAAGTGAAGGCTGCCCCCAGGATGACGATGAGGAGGACAATGCGACTGAGGGACCTTTCTGTTCCCGTTGTAACGCTCCTTCATCCTCTGGAAGTCCTGGTAAAGGCTTCTCCTGTCTTCTCTGTTCATTTGTGACTCATTACCCAAACCACTTGTCGCGACATATGAAGACCCACAGCGGGGAGAAGCCTTACAAGTGCCAACTGTGTTCTTATGCTTCTGCTCACTATGACAACCTGAAGCGACACCAAAGGGTGCACACTGGTGAGAAACCATACAAGTGCCAGCTCTGTGACTATGCCTGTGGCAACCTGGCCAACCTGAAGAGACACGGACGCATTCATTCAGGGGACAAGCCGTTTCAATGCGGTTTGTGCAGCTATAGTTGCAACCAGAGTATGAACCTTAAGCGGCACATGCTCAGACACACGGGGGAGAAACCGTTCCAGTGTGCCCAATGCCACTACACCACTGGGCATTGGGACAACTACAAGCGGCACCAGAAGACCCACGGTCACGATGGCCTGAGCGAGCCCCACCTACCCCTACACGGCAACATCTTTAGTAAATGTTCTACTCTGTCTGCTGCATCCGAAACGGCAGCATAG
- the LOC130328643 gene encoding zinc finger protein 513-like isoform X4: MPRRKQSNPQPVKYSVVGKMEIPCYSLSEDEYSGYRPLSADSDPDEAAMASSPSPCEQCDPHSQCMFLAHQCLPCLSQSSVVDGPAPLQNSHPSLNTEAQKDRLLFSCHLCPFSTHYSSHLKRHMKTHNGEKPFRCPHCLYASAQLVNLKRHLRTHTGEKPFRCDHCSFSCSSPGNLKRHQRVHTQDKPYICNLCTYRCNQSRNLKRHLLAHRRRGLERQHRGIKNKEDEEDGDEDVEGKINGNNAPNDVPVLTLPVTTSGLDILLPTCALLNHPPGARPPPAADSLPELLFPFTCRSCGMVLSEGCPQDDDEEDNATEGPFCSRCNAPSSSGSPGKGFSCLLCSFVTHYPNHLSRHMKTHSGEKPYKCQLCSYASAHYDNLKRHQRVHTGEKPYKCQLCDYACGNLANLKRHGRIHSGDKPFQCGLCSYSCNQSMNLKRHMLRHTGEKPFQCAQCHYTTGHWDNYKRHQKTHGHDGLSEPHLPLHGNIFSKCSTLSAASETAA, from the exons ATTCTGTGGTTGGCAAGATGGAGATTCCATGTTACTCTTTGAGTGAGGATGAATATTCGGGGTACCGGCCTCTTAGTGCAGACAGTGATCCAGATGAGGCGGCCATGGCGTCCTCACCATCTCCCTGTGAGCAGTGTGACCCCCATAGTCAATGTATGTTCTTGGCACACCAGTGTTTACCCTGCTTGTCACAGTCTTCAGTGGTTGATGGGCCAGCACCTCTCCAAAACAGTCATCCATCCCTAAACACAGAGGCACAGAAGGATCGGCTGCTCTTTTCCTGCCACCTGTGCCCATTCTCCACCCATTACTCCAGCCATCTGAAGCGTCACATGAAGACACACAATGGAGAGAAGCCCTTCCGGTGTCCTCACTGCTTGTACGCCTCCGCACAGTTGGTTAACTTGAAGCGCCATTTACGTacccacacaggagaaaagcccttCCGCTGTGATCACTGCAGCTTCTCCTGCAGCAGTCCAGGGAACCTGAAGAGGCACCAGCGGGTCCATACCCAGGATAAACCGTACATCTGCAATCTGTGCACCTACCGCTGCAACCAAAGCCGAAATCTAAAACGCCACCTGCTAGCACATCGAAGGAGAGGATTGGAGAGGCAGCATCGGGGTATCAAGAATAAGGAAGATGAGGAGGATGGAGATGAGGACGTAGAAGGGAAAATCAATGGAAACAATGCCCCCAATG ATGTCCCTGTCCTGACTCTTCCTGTGACAACCAGTGGACTTGATATCTTATTGCCAACCTGTGCCCTCTTAAATCACCCTCCGGGTGCTCGTCCACCCCCCGCTGCAGATAGTCTACCAGAGCTGCTCTTTCCTTTCACCTGTCGGTCATGTGGGATGGTCCTAAGTGAAGGCTGCCCCCAGGATGACGATGAGGAGGACAATGCGACTGAGGGACCTTTCTGTTCCCGTTGTAACGCTCCTTCATCCTCTGGAAGTCCTGGTAAAGGCTTCTCCTGTCTTCTCTGTTCATTTGTGACTCATTACCCAAACCACTTGTCGCGACATATGAAGACCCACAGCGGGGAGAAGCCTTACAAGTGCCAACTGTGTTCTTATGCTTCTGCTCACTATGACAACCTGAAGCGACACCAAAGGGTGCACACTGGTGAGAAACCATACAAGTGCCAGCTCTGTGACTATGCCTGTGGCAACCTGGCCAACCTGAAGAGACACGGACGCATTCATTCAGGGGACAAGCCGTTTCAATGCGGTTTGTGCAGCTATAGTTGCAACCAGAGTATGAACCTTAAGCGGCACATGCTCAGACACACGGGGGAGAAACCGTTCCAGTGTGCCCAATGCCACTACACCACTGGGCATTGGGACAACTACAAGCGGCACCAGAAGACCCACGGTCACGATGGCCTGAGCGAGCCCCACCTACCCCTACACGGCAACATCTTTAGTAAATGTTCTACTCTGTCTGCTGCATCCGAAACGGCAGCATAG
- the LOC130328643 gene encoding zinc finger protein 513-like isoform X3, which produces MPRRKQSNPQPVKWGSEEPVEAGSLVLESNLLLVDELELSDSSERLLSFSKDSEDSVVGKMEIPCYSLSEDEYSGYRPLSADSDPDEAAMASSPSPCEQCDPHSQCMFLAHQCLPCLSQSSVVDGPAPLQNSHPSLNTEAQKDRLLFSCHLCPFSTHYSSHLKRHMKTHNGEKPFRCPHCLYASAQLVNLKRHLRTHTGEKPFRCDHCSFSCSSPGNLKRHQRVHTQDKPYICNLCTYRCNQSRNLKRHLLAHRRRGLERQHRGIKNKEDEEDGDEDVEGKINGNNAPNDVPVLTLPVTTSGLDILLPTCALLNHPPGARPPPAADSLPELLFPFTCRSCGMVLSEGCPQDDDEEDNATEGPFCSRCNAPSSSGSPGKGFSCLLCSFVTHYPNHLSRHMKTHSGEKPYKCQLCSYASAHYDNLKRHQRVHTGEKPYKCQLCDYACGNLANLKRHGRIHSGDKPFQCGLCSYSCNQSMNLKRHMLRHTGEKPFQCAQCHYTTGHWDNYKRHQKTHGHDGLSEPHLPLHGNIFSKCSTLSAASETAA; this is translated from the exons ATTCTGTGGTTGGCAAGATGGAGATTCCATGTTACTCTTTGAGTGAGGATGAATATTCGGGGTACCGGCCTCTTAGTGCAGACAGTGATCCAGATGAGGCGGCCATGGCGTCCTCACCATCTCCCTGTGAGCAGTGTGACCCCCATAGTCAATGTATGTTCTTGGCACACCAGTGTTTACCCTGCTTGTCACAGTCTTCAGTGGTTGATGGGCCAGCACCTCTCCAAAACAGTCATCCATCCCTAAACACAGAGGCACAGAAGGATCGGCTGCTCTTTTCCTGCCACCTGTGCCCATTCTCCACCCATTACTCCAGCCATCTGAAGCGTCACATGAAGACACACAATGGAGAGAAGCCCTTCCGGTGTCCTCACTGCTTGTACGCCTCCGCACAGTTGGTTAACTTGAAGCGCCATTTACGTacccacacaggagaaaagcccttCCGCTGTGATCACTGCAGCTTCTCCTGCAGCAGTCCAGGGAACCTGAAGAGGCACCAGCGGGTCCATACCCAGGATAAACCGTACATCTGCAATCTGTGCACCTACCGCTGCAACCAAAGCCGAAATCTAAAACGCCACCTGCTAGCACATCGAAGGAGAGGATTGGAGAGGCAGCATCGGGGTATCAAGAATAAGGAAGATGAGGAGGATGGAGATGAGGACGTAGAAGGGAAAATCAATGGAAACAATGCCCCCAATG ATGTCCCTGTCCTGACTCTTCCTGTGACAACCAGTGGACTTGATATCTTATTGCCAACCTGTGCCCTCTTAAATCACCCTCCGGGTGCTCGTCCACCCCCCGCTGCAGATAGTCTACCAGAGCTGCTCTTTCCTTTCACCTGTCGGTCATGTGGGATGGTCCTAAGTGAAGGCTGCCCCCAGGATGACGATGAGGAGGACAATGCGACTGAGGGACCTTTCTGTTCCCGTTGTAACGCTCCTTCATCCTCTGGAAGTCCTGGTAAAGGCTTCTCCTGTCTTCTCTGTTCATTTGTGACTCATTACCCAAACCACTTGTCGCGACATATGAAGACCCACAGCGGGGAGAAGCCTTACAAGTGCCAACTGTGTTCTTATGCTTCTGCTCACTATGACAACCTGAAGCGACACCAAAGGGTGCACACTGGTGAGAAACCATACAAGTGCCAGCTCTGTGACTATGCCTGTGGCAACCTGGCCAACCTGAAGAGACACGGACGCATTCATTCAGGGGACAAGCCGTTTCAATGCGGTTTGTGCAGCTATAGTTGCAACCAGAGTATGAACCTTAAGCGGCACATGCTCAGACACACGGGGGAGAAACCGTTCCAGTGTGCCCAATGCCACTACACCACTGGGCATTGGGACAACTACAAGCGGCACCAGAAGACCCACGGTCACGATGGCCTGAGCGAGCCCCACCTACCCCTACACGGCAACATCTTTAGTAAATGTTCTACTCTGTCTGCTGCATCCGAAACGGCAGCATAG